The proteins below come from a single Gemmatimonadota bacterium genomic window:
- a CDS encoding response regulator transcription factor — MRKHVLLYGLLCGALVAVLRFIQYRWIIVEHSIEIYGALVAAVFAGLGIWLGLRLTRPAEPVVVREIQEIHVPVPVHVPAPATFVRDEQKVGALGITPRELEILALMAEGLSNREIAERVSVSENTVKTHSSRVFDKLGARRRTQAVQLGKELRLIP, encoded by the coding sequence ATGCGTAAGCACGTCCTTCTGTACGGTCTCCTGTGCGGCGCCCTGGTCGCCGTGCTCCGCTTCATTCAGTACCGCTGGATCATCGTCGAGCACTCGATCGAGATCTATGGCGCACTGGTCGCGGCGGTCTTCGCCGGGCTGGGGATCTGGCTCGGCCTCAGGCTGACCCGCCCCGCCGAGCCCGTCGTCGTGCGGGAGATCCAGGAGATCCACGTTCCGGTGCCGGTCCACGTCCCCGCGCCGGCCACCTTCGTGCGCGACGAGCAGAAGGTCGGGGCGCTCGGGATCACCCCGCGCGAGCTGGAGATCCTCGCGCTGATGGCCGAGGGGTTGAGCAACCGGGAGATTGCAGAGCGGGTGTCGGTGAGCGAGAACACCGTCAAGACGCATTCGAGCCGGGTCTTCGACAAGCTGGGAGCCCGGCGACGGACGCAGGCGGTGCAGCTGGGCAAGGAGCTGCGCCTGATTCCGTGA
- a CDS encoding 2'-5' RNA ligase family protein, with the protein MPSTDRVQLRITLPAALRATIDDARLRWTPEVATNNPAHLTLIYHDEAPDVARLSARLAHACTEQRPFVLRLGAVRQFAPPDAGAFLEVADPQGGVRRLRELVLAPPFTSRSRFGLHVTVLHPAYGARLAEAWPSLLQLAHAGTFTADRVELIAGRGAATRTLATFTLGGGSTAGA; encoded by the coding sequence GTGCCGTCGACGGATCGGGTGCAGCTCCGCATCACGCTCCCTGCGGCGCTGCGCGCCACCATCGACGACGCTCGCCTGCGCTGGACTCCCGAGGTCGCGACCAACAACCCGGCGCACCTCACCCTCATCTATCACGACGAGGCCCCGGACGTCGCGCGGCTGTCAGCTCGGCTTGCGCACGCATGTACCGAGCAACGGCCCTTCGTGCTACGGCTCGGAGCCGTGCGGCAGTTCGCACCACCCGATGCGGGGGCCTTTCTCGAGGTGGCCGATCCGCAGGGCGGAGTGCGCCGCCTGCGCGAGCTGGTCCTCGCCCCGCCGTTCACGTCGCGTTCGCGCTTCGGGCTGCACGTCACCGTGCTCCATCCGGCCTACGGCGCCCGCCTCGCCGAAGCGTGGCCTTCCCTGCTCCAACTGGCGCATGCCGGCACGTTCACGGCGGATCGGGTAGAGTTGATCGCGGGACGTGGCGCCGCCACTCGCACGCTGGCGACCTTCACACTCGGCGGCGGTTCGACTGCCGGCGCGTGA
- a CDS encoding FkbM family methyltransferase, with the protein MMMSWTPTLSRDRLADPLAVAGRALDARDYSSALAALTPLLAQDSVTPATRWMAGRYFGLRRDYAEAAVQFTRAVEGDPTLSQVEFDIAGRVVRLADVHGSRWAANVLEEFARGTYNLTSLTLAPGDTVLDIGAHIGGVSIILAALHPDVRIIAYEPASANYASLLRNLAANGITNVTPVQQAVMAEHGEMTITWSAEATAGSTVGLSREARAARERSGWSSETVQCVTLDEVFETHGIERCAWLKLDCEGAEWGIMRTTGTLSRIGRVAMELHIPAARQAEGVNACVQDFAALLRRDPHAPDVVISSTVWMADLQ; encoded by the coding sequence ATGATGATGTCCTGGACCCCCACGCTCTCCCGGGACCGCCTGGCCGACCCGCTCGCGGTCGCGGGGCGTGCGTTGGATGCGCGCGACTATTCCAGCGCGCTGGCCGCCCTCACCCCGCTGCTCGCGCAGGACTCCGTCACACCCGCGACCCGGTGGATGGCCGGGCGCTACTTCGGCCTCCGGCGCGACTACGCAGAGGCGGCGGTGCAGTTCACGCGAGCGGTAGAGGGTGACCCGACGCTGAGCCAGGTCGAGTTCGACATCGCCGGCCGCGTGGTGCGATTGGCCGACGTGCACGGATCCAGGTGGGCGGCGAACGTACTCGAGGAGTTCGCCCGCGGGACCTACAATCTCACGTCGCTGACCCTTGCGCCTGGCGACACGGTCCTCGACATCGGGGCCCACATCGGAGGCGTATCGATCATCCTCGCCGCCCTGCATCCCGATGTGCGGATCATCGCCTACGAACCGGCGTCCGCCAACTACGCCTCGCTCCTGCGCAACCTGGCCGCCAACGGCATCACGAACGTCACGCCGGTGCAGCAGGCGGTGATGGCCGAGCACGGGGAGATGACCATCACGTGGAGCGCCGAGGCCACCGCGGGCTCGACGGTGGGACTGTCCCGCGAGGCGCGCGCCGCGCGCGAACGGAGCGGGTGGAGTTCCGAGACGGTGCAGTGCGTCACGCTCGACGAGGTGTTCGAGACGCATGGAATCGAGCGATGCGCCTGGCTCAAGCTCGATTGCGAGGGGGCCGAGTGGGGGATCATGCGCACCACCGGCACGCTGTCGCGCATTGGTCGGGTGGCGATGGAGCTGCACATCCCGGCGGCGCGCCAGGCCGAGGGGGTCAACGCCTGCGTGCAGGACTTCGCCGCGTTGCTGCGGCGCGATCCCCATGCCCCCGACGTCGTGATCTCCTCCACAGTGTGGATGGCTGATCTGCAGTAA
- a CDS encoding DUF4199 domain-containing protein, translated as MRKIVLTFGLIAGTIMSAMLLIAMPFQEQIGPEKGMIIGYTSMVLAFLMIFVGVKTYRDNVAGGRITFGRAFLVGFLIMFVASSCYVATWEVMYFKLTPGYSEKMTAQAIEKERKSGANEAQLAAKRKEMEEFQAMYQKPLVNIAITFLEPLPVGLLFALIAAGVMSRKRRDDEALSGAATPRTAPTA; from the coding sequence ATGCGGAAAATCGTGCTGACGTTCGGGCTCATCGCCGGGACGATCATGTCGGCGATGCTGCTCATCGCCATGCCGTTCCAGGAGCAGATCGGGCCCGAAAAGGGGATGATCATCGGCTACACGTCGATGGTGCTCGCCTTCCTGATGATCTTCGTGGGGGTCAAGACGTATCGCGACAACGTCGCCGGGGGGCGCATCACCTTCGGGCGCGCCTTCCTGGTCGGCTTCCTGATCATGTTCGTCGCCAGCAGCTGCTACGTCGCCACGTGGGAAGTGATGTACTTCAAGCTGACCCCGGGCTACTCCGAGAAGATGACCGCGCAGGCAATCGAGAAGGAGCGGAAGTCCGGGGCCAACGAAGCCCAACTTGCCGCCAAGCGGAAGGAGATGGAGGAGTTCCAGGCGATGTACCAGAAGCCGCTCGTGAACATCGCGATCACCTTCCTGGAGCCGCTCCCGGTGGGACTCCTGTTCGCCCTCATCGCCGCCGGCGTGATGAGCCGGAAGCGACGGGATGATGAGGCCCTCAGCGGCGCAGCGACGCCGCGAACTGCTCCAACTGCGTGA
- a CDS encoding SRPBCC family protein, translated as MSVGGEYDLEISRVLRVPRELVWQAWSDPAHLKEWWCPKPWTTEVRAFDLRPGGAFHTFMRGPDGGTSDNPGAFLEVVPQSRLVWTSALLEHWRPAADPWMPMTAYINLSDEGEHTRYVATVLHKDKATRDQHEAMGFFDGWGTCITQLEQFAASLRR; from the coding sequence ATGTCCGTCGGCGGCGAATACGACCTCGAGATTTCCCGTGTCCTGCGCGTGCCGCGGGAACTGGTCTGGCAGGCGTGGAGCGATCCCGCCCATCTCAAGGAATGGTGGTGCCCCAAGCCGTGGACCACCGAGGTGCGCGCCTTCGACCTCAGGCCAGGCGGTGCCTTTCACACTTTCATGCGCGGTCCCGATGGTGGCACCAGCGACAACCCGGGTGCCTTCCTCGAGGTGGTTCCCCAGTCACGCCTCGTCTGGACCTCGGCGCTGCTCGAACACTGGCGCCCAGCCGCCGACCCGTGGATGCCCATGACGGCCTACATCAACCTCTCCGACGAGGGGGAGCACACGCGCTACGTGGCGACGGTGCTCCACAAGGACAAGGCGACGCGCGACCAGCATGAGGCAATGGGGTTCTTCGACGGCTGGGGGACATGCATCACGCAGTTGGAGCAGTTCGCGGCGTCGCTGCGCCGCTGA
- a CDS encoding NAD-dependent epimerase/dehydratase family protein — protein sequence MSSSRRDFLHTAALAGAGLALSPSIASASGARANANPGERRDPTPSVAPKKLLILGGTGFIGPNTVKYALARGHEVTILTRGRSATKVDGVEHIIADREGDMGMLSKRKWDAVLDNNARDYRWVARSVAALKDSTGHYLFVSSISAYKTDTMSYATAGNVRTEPIDESYERFAPPPGFKDGDEAPYGLTKAISENLVHAAFPKRATIVRPGLIVGPTDPTDRFTYWPVRVDEGGEVLAPGNPNHSSQVIDQRDLTEWIVRLAENGVMGDFNATGPATRMSFAEMLAGCRAVTSTPVSFTWVPESFLAEQKAAIWSEIPAWAPGDALMYVNVKRAIAAGLTYRPFAVTALDTLVWDKSRPTADRAKRAAGMTRAREAEILARWRQRAK from the coding sequence ATGTCATCGTCCCGCCGCGACTTCCTTCACACCGCCGCACTCGCTGGTGCGGGGCTCGCCCTCTCCCCCTCGATCGCCTCTGCGTCGGGAGCCCGTGCGAACGCGAATCCGGGCGAGCGCCGCGATCCCACGCCATCCGTGGCCCCCAAGAAGCTCCTGATCCTGGGCGGCACCGGCTTCATCGGCCCCAACACGGTGAAGTACGCCCTCGCCCGCGGGCACGAGGTCACGATCCTCACGCGCGGGCGCAGTGCCACCAAGGTGGACGGCGTCGAGCACATCATCGCCGACCGCGAGGGCGACATGGGGATGCTCTCCAAGCGAAAGTGGGACGCGGTGCTCGACAACAATGCGCGAGACTACCGATGGGTTGCGCGCAGCGTGGCGGCGCTCAAGGACTCCACGGGACACTATCTCTTTGTCTCGTCGATCTCGGCGTACAAGACCGATACGATGAGCTACGCGACCGCGGGGAACGTGCGCACGGAGCCGATCGACGAATCGTACGAGCGCTTCGCCCCGCCGCCGGGGTTCAAGGACGGCGATGAGGCGCCGTACGGCCTCACGAAGGCGATCTCCGAGAACCTCGTGCACGCCGCCTTCCCGAAGCGCGCCACCATCGTGCGCCCCGGGCTCATCGTGGGCCCCACCGACCCGACTGATCGCTTCACGTACTGGCCGGTGCGCGTCGACGAGGGGGGCGAAGTTCTCGCCCCGGGGAACCCCAACCACTCGTCGCAGGTCATCGACCAGCGCGATCTCACGGAGTGGATCGTCAGGCTCGCCGAGAACGGGGTGATGGGCGACTTCAACGCCACCGGCCCGGCGACGCGGATGAGCTTCGCCGAGATGCTCGCCGGCTGTCGGGCGGTGACCTCGACCCCGGTCTCGTTCACGTGGGTCCCCGAGTCGTTCCTGGCCGAGCAGAAGGCGGCGATCTGGAGCGAGATCCCGGCGTGGGCCCCGGGCGACGCGCTGATGTACGTGAACGTGAAGCGTGCCATTGCGGCTGGGCTCACCTACCGACCCTTTGCCGTCACGGCGCTCGACACGCTCGTGTGGGACAAGTCGCGTCCCACCGCCGACCGCGCCAAGCGTGCGGCGGGGATGACGCGGGCGCGGGAGGCGGAGATCCTCGCGCGCTGGCGGCAGCGCGCGAAGTAG
- a CDS encoding PxKF domain-containing protein, translated as MKRILPLAALLGLFVGACDSPDPVTPLQESPAVASPMLVSAGGFLQLSSGHEHTCAVRVDGTVACWGNNRLGLLGVPANLGPATQVSAGWDHTCALLSDGGVTCWGYNGNGQATVPATLRRAVNVDAGGGHSCALQDDGIAVCWGGYTHSGEGVIPPTLGVVKQVSAGWHHTCVLKLDGTVACWGGNSDGQINVPPGLTNVSQVSAGENETCILRTDGSVICWGGRGMGVADPPANLGIVTQVDANHAHACAVKADGGVACWGYNALGATTVPANLTGAVQVSTAGYHTCAVMTDSRVTCWGLAADGRTTPPSSRVPPIATLTAPLGVREGSPIALALANASVPGYIGNAGLTFAFDCGDGAGYGPFGAASSVSCPTVDNGMRTMRATVMDRDGDSNEYTRPVRIENAAPQPVMTGDVWATLGKPYTLTLGVIDPGVADAPWTYAIYWGDETPAATGALQSIVAPLVVTHRFTRPGPTMIMARVTDKDGAMRSRTIKVNVRFPFSGFFEPIVATPAVNELTAGDLVPIRFTLGADYGMNVFASTSGVQQVSCDTGARLGDLLRPNIIGSGYEVVAERYEFTWKTDKAYRGSCRRLVARLTDGTTHTAEFRFR; from the coding sequence ATGAAACGCATCCTGCCATTGGCAGCCCTTCTGGGGCTGTTCGTCGGGGCGTGCGATAGCCCGGACCCTGTCACGCCGCTACAGGAATCCCCAGCGGTCGCATCACCCATGCTGGTGTCGGCTGGTGGGTTCTTGCAGCTGAGCTCCGGTCATGAGCATACCTGCGCCGTCCGCGTCGACGGCACCGTTGCCTGCTGGGGCAACAATCGCCTTGGCCTGCTCGGAGTCCCCGCCAACTTGGGCCCGGCTACGCAGGTCAGCGCGGGCTGGGATCACACGTGTGCGCTCCTGAGCGACGGCGGCGTGACGTGCTGGGGTTACAACGGCAACGGACAGGCGACCGTCCCTGCGACGTTGCGACGCGCGGTGAACGTCGATGCTGGCGGCGGACATAGCTGTGCGCTGCAGGACGATGGCATCGCCGTCTGTTGGGGAGGGTACACGCACTCCGGCGAAGGCGTGATACCGCCGACGCTCGGTGTGGTGAAGCAGGTGAGCGCTGGATGGCATCACACCTGTGTGCTCAAGCTCGACGGGACCGTCGCCTGTTGGGGGGGCAACAGCGATGGGCAGATCAACGTGCCGCCGGGACTCACGAACGTGAGCCAGGTGAGCGCCGGTGAGAACGAGACATGCATCCTGCGCACCGATGGCAGCGTGATCTGTTGGGGCGGGAGGGGGATGGGAGTGGCCGATCCGCCGGCCAACCTGGGTATCGTCACGCAGGTGGATGCCAACCATGCGCATGCCTGCGCGGTCAAGGCCGACGGCGGCGTTGCCTGCTGGGGCTACAATGCACTAGGAGCGACCACGGTACCGGCCAACCTCACGGGGGCGGTTCAGGTGAGCACCGCGGGATACCACACCTGCGCGGTGATGACCGACAGTCGGGTGACCTGCTGGGGCTTGGCGGCCGACGGACGGACAACGCCGCCATCGAGCCGTGTCCCACCAATCGCTACCCTCACGGCACCGTTGGGTGTGCGCGAGGGGAGCCCGATCGCCCTCGCGTTGGCCAATGCGTCGGTGCCAGGCTACATCGGCAATGCCGGCCTGACCTTCGCCTTCGATTGTGGTGACGGTGCCGGCTATGGCCCCTTTGGCGCCGCGAGCAGCGTGTCCTGTCCCACCGTGGACAACGGCATGCGCACGATGCGCGCGACCGTCATGGATCGCGACGGTGACTCCAACGAGTACACGCGCCCGGTCCGGATCGAGAACGCCGCCCCGCAGCCAGTGATGACCGGCGATGTGTGGGCGACGCTCGGCAAGCCCTACACGCTCACGCTTGGCGTGATCGATCCGGGGGTGGCCGACGCTCCATGGACGTACGCCATTTATTGGGGAGACGAGACGCCCGCCGCGACGGGTGCGCTACAGTCGATCGTGGCGCCGCTCGTCGTGACGCATCGGTTCACGCGCCCTGGTCCCACGATGATCATGGCACGCGTGACCGACAAGGACGGTGCGATGCGCTCGCGCACCATCAAGGTGAACGTGCGCTTCCCGTTCTCGGGCTTCTTCGAACCGATCGTCGCCACCCCGGCAGTGAACGAGCTGACCGCGGGCGACCTTGTCCCCATCAGGTTCACCCTCGGTGCAGACTACGGGATGAACGTCTTTGCCTCGACGTCGGGGGTGCAGCAGGTGTCGTGCGACACGGGGGCACGACTCGGCGACCTCCTGCGGCCGAACATCATTGGCTCGGGGTACGAGGTCGTGGCCGAGCGCTATGAATTCACGTGGAAGACCGACAAGGCGTACAGGGGGAGCTGCCGGCGCCTGGTCGCGCGGCTGACGGACGGCACGACGCACACGGCGGAGTTCCGCTTCCGGTAG
- a CDS encoding CocE/NonD family hydrolase, whose protein sequence is MHHLSRLLRSPRLLAVAVTCSVACALASTARPSDAQQVATGFERRELTIPMRDGAKLFAVALLPTGRHEPLPILLVRTPFSAEGAVRGAQLPPMYRELAEDGYIFVFEDVRGRFRSEGAFVVNRPQRDARDPRATDESTDAYDTIDWLVKQLAGNSGAVGVMGASYSGWLAGLAAVDAHPALKAVSPQAPMTDTWMGDDFFHQGAFRQTSGVEFAALMETDPKGFTFQTIPAYDHYEYYLRYPTLDSLARATGVSRLPSWVGYSTHPTYDAYWKARAMQRVLTKAEVPLLFVGGWWDQEDILGAQLAYQTVERSDTRGWNRIVLGPWYHNGWLQQGGDSLGPLALGSKTSDFFRASILRPWFAHYLHGKGTADFPEAWVFETGANAWRTLDAWPPRDARPRQLYLRENGALSFDPPRSAPAHGRTATPVDPAHTAEYDTFVSDPAHPIPYLPRPDNGDGWRTWLLQDQRFVDHRPDVATWESEPLTEDLTIAGEVVARLFASTTGSDADWVVKLIDVFPDSVPTNRTLGGYQLMVNADIMRGRYWKGFGIATPIVANAVTPFTVDLHQQYYRFLKGHRLMVQVQSSWFPLYDRNPQTFVPNIFGARPSDFRAQRHRVWHTPRYPSHVAVQVLP, encoded by the coding sequence GTGCATCATCTGTCCCGTCTGCTGCGCTCACCGCGCCTGCTCGCCGTCGCCGTCACGTGCAGCGTCGCGTGCGCCCTCGCCTCGACCGCGAGGCCTAGCGACGCACAACAAGTCGCGACCGGCTTCGAACGGCGAGAGCTCACCATCCCGATGCGGGATGGGGCGAAGCTCTTCGCCGTGGCGCTCCTCCCGACGGGGCGGCATGAGCCGCTCCCGATCCTCCTCGTTCGCACCCCCTTCTCGGCCGAAGGGGCGGTACGAGGGGCCCAGCTCCCGCCGATGTACCGTGAGCTGGCAGAAGACGGGTACATCTTCGTCTTCGAAGACGTCCGGGGGCGTTTCAGGTCCGAGGGGGCGTTCGTCGTGAATCGACCGCAGCGCGATGCACGTGACCCTCGCGCGACCGACGAATCGACCGACGCGTACGACACCATCGACTGGCTGGTGAAGCAGCTGGCGGGAAACAGCGGCGCGGTTGGCGTGATGGGGGCGTCGTACTCCGGCTGGCTCGCGGGGCTGGCCGCCGTGGACGCGCACCCGGCGCTCAAGGCGGTCTCGCCGCAAGCGCCGATGACCGACACCTGGATGGGCGACGACTTCTTTCATCAGGGGGCGTTCCGCCAGACCTCGGGCGTCGAGTTCGCCGCGCTGATGGAGACTGACCCCAAAGGCTTCACATTCCAGACGATCCCCGCATACGACCACTACGAGTACTATCTCCGGTACCCGACGCTGGACTCGCTGGCGAGGGCGACCGGCGTCTCGCGGCTGCCGTCATGGGTCGGTTACAGCACGCACCCCACGTACGACGCCTACTGGAAGGCACGGGCGATGCAGCGGGTTCTCACGAAGGCAGAGGTCCCGCTGCTCTTTGTTGGAGGATGGTGGGATCAGGAAGACATCCTCGGCGCACAACTCGCGTATCAGACGGTTGAGCGCTCGGACACCAGAGGGTGGAACCGCATCGTACTCGGTCCGTGGTATCACAACGGCTGGTTGCAGCAAGGGGGCGACTCGCTCGGTCCGCTCGCACTGGGGAGCAAGACGTCGGACTTTTTCCGGGCCAGCATCCTGCGCCCGTGGTTTGCCCACTACCTGCACGGCAAGGGGACCGCGGACTTTCCGGAAGCGTGGGTCTTCGAGACGGGGGCCAACGCGTGGCGTACGCTCGACGCGTGGCCGCCCAGGGATGCTCGGCCGCGCCAGCTCTACCTTCGGGAGAATGGCGCGCTCTCGTTCGATCCGCCTCGCTCCGCGCCAGCGCACGGGCGCACCGCGACGCCGGTCGACCCGGCACACACCGCCGAGTACGACACGTTCGTGTCAGACCCGGCGCATCCCATTCCCTACCTCCCTCGGCCCGACAACGGCGACGGCTGGCGCACCTGGCTGCTGCAGGACCAGCGATTCGTGGACCATCGGCCCGACGTGGCGACGTGGGAGTCGGAACCGTTGACGGAAGACCTCACGATTGCCGGCGAGGTCGTGGCACGCCTGTTCGCCTCCACCACGGGGAGCGATGCCGATTGGGTCGTGAAGCTCATCGACGTCTTCCCCGACAGTGTGCCCACCAACCGCACGTTAGGCGGCTATCAGCTCATGGTGAACGCCGACATCATGCGCGGCCGCTACTGGAAGGGCTTTGGTATCGCGACGCCCATCGTCGCCAATGCGGTCACGCCGTTCACCGTCGACCTGCACCAGCAGTACTATCGCTTCCTGAAGGGGCATCGCCTGATGGTGCAGGTGCAGAGCAGCTGGTTTCCCCTGTACGACCGCAACCCGCAGACCTTCGTCCCCAACATCTTCGGCGCCCGGCCGAGCGACTTCCGCGCGCAGCGGCACCGCGTGTGGCACACCCCGCGGTATCCGTCGCACGTGGCGGTGCAGGTGCTGCCGTAG
- a CDS encoding acetate--CoA ligase family protein, whose translation MNSTPSSDLSPLLAPRTVAVIGASRRASHMGNQVLSNLIDFGFTGTVYPVNPHSSSIRSVHAYRHIGDVPEPVDVAVIVVPKEQALDAAESCGAAGVKGLIVITAGFREMGGAGVTLEHDLMAIVQRHGMRMIGPNCMGVINADPAVSMNATFAPIMPPFGHAAFVSQSGALGLSVLDYAREYGIGISQFVSIGNSPDVSSTDLLEQWETDPAVKVILMYVENFGDPRRFLESASRITKHKPIIVVKSGRSRAGARAASSHTGALAASDTAVDAMLTQAGVLRANSIEDLFDMAMGFGVLARPRSRRTAVLTNAGGPGILAADAMETQGLELVELSPATVETLRPLFPPEASIRNPLDMIASATPAGYKAALTAFLADPNIDAVVPIFVPPFGVRQEDVAEAIVSAAVTRPDKPMLAVLMGLKGLPQGRAELHEAGIPAYIFPESAARALNALNRQREWEERIAASATPREVDRPGAAAIIDGARREGRAQLSQGESIALLRCYGIPVADVRFVATGDATGLDDAAAAIGYPIVLKLASADITHKTDVGGVHVGIADADELRDAYAQMMTRVQLAAPTAHIDGVVLQRYLTGGRETIAGIMHDPRFGPLLMFGLGGVFVEALQDVIFRVAPIDDAQALDMLRGIRGARVLQGLRGEPPAQEPALVDALCRLGQLAADFPVIAELDVNPLLAFAHGVVAVDARVRLQLP comes from the coding sequence GTGAACTCCACACCGTCCTCCGACCTCTCCCCACTGCTCGCCCCGCGCACCGTCGCCGTCATCGGCGCCTCACGCCGCGCGAGCCACATGGGGAACCAGGTCCTCTCGAACCTCATCGACTTCGGCTTCACCGGGACCGTCTACCCGGTCAACCCGCATTCGTCGTCGATCCGTTCGGTGCACGCCTACCGCCACATTGGCGATGTCCCCGAACCGGTGGACGTTGCGGTCATTGTGGTGCCGAAGGAGCAGGCACTCGACGCGGCCGAGTCGTGCGGCGCGGCCGGGGTGAAGGGGCTGATCGTCATCACCGCCGGCTTCCGTGAGATGGGGGGAGCCGGCGTGACGCTGGAACACGACCTGATGGCGATCGTCCAGCGGCACGGGATGCGCATGATCGGTCCCAACTGCATGGGGGTGATCAACGCCGACCCGGCGGTGTCGATGAACGCGACCTTCGCCCCGATCATGCCCCCGTTCGGTCACGCGGCCTTCGTCTCGCAGTCGGGGGCGCTGGGGTTGAGCGTGCTGGACTACGCGCGCGAGTATGGGATTGGCATCTCGCAGTTTGTGTCGATCGGCAACTCCCCCGACGTCTCCAGCACCGACCTGCTCGAGCAGTGGGAGACCGACCCGGCGGTGAAGGTGATCCTGATGTACGTCGAGAACTTCGGCGACCCCCGGCGCTTTCTCGAGTCGGCCTCACGCATCACCAAGCACAAGCCGATCATCGTCGTGAAGTCGGGGCGCTCGCGCGCCGGGGCCCGCGCCGCGTCATCGCACACCGGCGCACTCGCCGCGAGCGACACGGCGGTCGACGCGATGCTGACGCAGGCCGGCGTCCTGCGCGCCAACTCCATCGAGGACCTGTTCGACATGGCGATGGGGTTCGGCGTGCTGGCGCGCCCCCGGTCGCGTCGCACCGCGGTGCTCACCAACGCCGGCGGCCCCGGGATCCTCGCCGCCGACGCGATGGAGACCCAGGGGCTCGAACTCGTGGAGCTGAGCCCGGCGACCGTCGAGACGTTGCGCCCGCTCTTCCCGCCTGAGGCCTCGATTCGCAATCCGCTCGACATGATCGCCTCCGCCACCCCCGCCGGCTACAAGGCGGCGCTCACCGCCTTCCTCGCCGATCCCAACATCGACGCGGTGGTCCCGATCTTCGTCCCGCCGTTCGGCGTTAGGCAGGAGGACGTGGCCGAAGCGATCGTCAGTGCGGCCGTGACCCGCCCCGACAAGCCGATGCTGGCCGTGCTGATGGGGCTCAAGGGGCTCCCGCAGGGGCGGGCCGAGTTGCACGAGGCGGGGATCCCCGCCTACATCTTCCCCGAGAGCGCGGCGCGCGCCCTGAACGCGCTCAACCGGCAGCGCGAATGGGAGGAGCGCATCGCGGCGAGCGCGACCCCGCGCGAGGTCGATCGCCCGGGGGCCGCGGCGATCATCGACGGCGCGCGCCGCGAGGGACGCGCACAGCTGTCACAGGGCGAGTCCATCGCCCTGCTGCGCTGCTACGGCATCCCGGTGGCCGACGTGCGCTTCGTCGCCACGGGCGATGCCACGGGGCTCGACGATGCGGCCGCTGCGATCGGCTACCCGATCGTCCTGAAGCTCGCGAGCGCCGACATCACCCACAAGACCGATGTCGGCGGCGTGCACGTCGGGATCGCCGATGCCGACGAGCTGCGGGACGCCTACGCGCAGATGATGACGCGCGTGCAGCTGGCGGCACCGACCGCGCACATCGATGGGGTGGTGCTGCAGCGCTACCTCACGGGTGGGCGCGAGACGATCGCCGGGATCATGCACGACCCGCGCTTCGGCCCACTGCTCATGTTCGGGCTTGGCGGCGTCTTCGTCGAGGCGTTGCAGGACGTGATCTTCCGCGTGGCCCCCATCGACGACGCGCAGGCGCTCGACATGCTCCGCGGGATCCGCGGGGCACGCGTGCTCCAGGGGCTTCGCGGTGAGCCGCCTGCACAAGAGCCGGCACTGGTCGATGCCCTGTGCCGGCTCGGACAACTCGCCGCGGACTTTCCCGTGATCGCGGAACTGGACGTCAATCCGCTCCTCGCCTTCGCGCACGGCGTGGTGGCGGTGGACGCACGGGTGCGGTTGCAGCTCCCGTGA
- a CDS encoding damage-inducible protein DinB encodes MPHSPDGPLLDALLDSWDRNNTILVNLLLALPEDTMMLRAMDGSPTFAQLFAHMHYVRLVFIAEDAPEFARALPEQEWSDAHEQGRLAEMLRDSAAAVRDAVRHRISLGMAMEQHYDHPLLLLQHMLWHEGYHYGQIKLALKLAGRPMANADAGPISWRVWMNKTTTA; translated from the coding sequence ATGCCGCACTCCCCGGACGGTCCCCTGCTCGATGCCCTGCTTGACTCGTGGGACCGGAACAACACGATCCTGGTCAATCTGCTCCTCGCCCTCCCCGAGGACACGATGATGCTGCGCGCGATGGATGGAAGTCCAACGTTCGCCCAACTGTTCGCGCACATGCACTACGTGCGGCTGGTGTTCATCGCCGAAGACGCCCCGGAGTTCGCCCGGGCGCTACCCGAGCAGGAGTGGTCGGACGCGCACGAGCAAGGCCGCCTGGCCGAGATGTTGCGCGACAGCGCCGCGGCCGTGCGGGATGCAGTGCGTCATCGTATATCGTTAGGCATGGCGATGGAGCAGCACTACGACCATCCGCTCCTCCTGCTGCAGCACATGCTCTGGCACGAGGGCTACCATTACGGCCAGATCAAGCTGGCACTCAAGCTGGCGGGACGGCCCATGGCCAACGCCGACGCTGGCCCCATCTCCTGGCGGGTCTGGATGAACAAGACCACCACCGCGTAG